Proteins from one Embleya scabrispora genomic window:
- a CDS encoding DUF4139 domain-containing protein yields MLTVASELRSVVVHAVGAVCVRNCEVDLPAEASGPVRVRITGFPLTAYGDRLRARVVAGGAGVRVTDVRPAVDVEVVDDADLPDVLRDLEAAESRLRALRERRARLDAELGRIAGLEPVSPPVRRGDPPRTAPVSALLELAAFADERSAALHERITACDAEIREAMRDVDVYRFRLNAGSGAERTERAQASGTAVVTLEHTGGAGPVELAVEYHVPGARWAPMYQLRLDEAMTGGTLVMRACVAQRTGEDWSDVRLGLSTADLARGADLPELKSLRLGRRQSAPAHAGWREPPTGLADLFAGYDASRAERARSSRPGPGAAAGAVEMAVASETMDDEDRIVYRAAPPPAPVTAAPAPLAAPMAPGGYGGPPPPAAARPAPRSRFRRGASAEAAGGDAYGGDTYGGAGFAAFQESGFAPEADARFVDTDEDPSVPTEPGADLLDYAALELRGADDEPQARGRLRAAASEPGGVAAEYRRRADEVTRLTLPEHALAPRDAAGSYDYRFDTAAPAEVAADGAWHTIPVCEIEIGLDPEFVCVPALDDAVFGTVVLANASPHALLAGPADVSVAGEFLMTVPLPTLAPGARERVGVGVVESVQVSRNAHMRESTAGLRGGTVVLDHRIEVEAVNHLARPIRLDILERVPVTDDKDVRIEEHDGAPRWVEDTELRDGRHVAGARVWHVELAPGERKDLTGGYEIRIPAAKAVVGGNRRV; encoded by the coding sequence ATGCTCACGGTCGCTTCGGAATTGCGTTCGGTGGTCGTTCACGCCGTCGGGGCGGTATGCGTACGAAATTGCGAGGTGGACCTGCCGGCGGAGGCGTCGGGGCCGGTACGGGTGCGGATCACCGGTTTCCCGTTGACCGCGTACGGCGACCGGTTGCGGGCGCGGGTGGTCGCGGGTGGTGCCGGCGTACGGGTCACGGATGTGCGGCCCGCGGTCGACGTCGAGGTGGTCGACGACGCGGATCTGCCGGACGTCCTGCGGGACCTGGAGGCCGCCGAGTCGCGGCTGCGGGCGCTGCGCGAGCGACGCGCCCGTCTCGACGCGGAACTGGGCCGGATCGCCGGCCTGGAGCCGGTGTCGCCGCCCGTGCGCCGCGGCGACCCGCCGCGCACCGCGCCGGTGTCCGCGCTGCTCGAGTTGGCCGCGTTCGCGGACGAGCGGTCGGCGGCGCTGCACGAGCGGATCACCGCCTGCGACGCGGAGATCCGCGAGGCGATGCGCGACGTGGACGTGTACCGGTTCCGGCTCAACGCCGGGTCCGGCGCCGAGCGGACCGAGCGGGCCCAGGCGTCCGGGACCGCCGTGGTCACCCTGGAGCACACCGGCGGGGCCGGCCCGGTCGAACTCGCGGTGGAGTACCACGTGCCCGGCGCGCGCTGGGCGCCGATGTACCAACTGCGCCTGGACGAGGCGATGACCGGCGGCACGCTGGTGATGCGGGCCTGCGTCGCGCAGCGCACCGGCGAGGACTGGTCCGACGTCCGGCTCGGGCTGTCCACCGCCGACCTGGCCCGCGGCGCCGACCTGCCCGAGCTCAAGTCGCTGCGGCTGGGCCGGCGGCAGAGCGCGCCCGCGCACGCGGGGTGGCGCGAGCCGCCGACCGGGCTGGCCGACCTGTTCGCGGGGTACGACGCGAGCCGGGCCGAGCGGGCGCGATCGAGCCGGCCCGGGCCCGGGGCGGCGGCCGGCGCGGTGGAGATGGCCGTGGCGAGCGAAACGATGGACGACGAGGACCGGATCGTGTACCGGGCCGCCCCGCCGCCCGCCCCGGTGACCGCGGCCCCGGCACCCCTGGCCGCGCCGATGGCACCCGGCGGCTACGGCGGCCCGCCCCCGCCCGCCGCCGCCCGCCCCGCCCCGCGCAGCCGCTTCCGCCGCGGTGCCTCGGCCGAGGCGGCCGGGGGCGACGCGTACGGAGGCGACACGTACGGGGGCGCCGGCTTCGCCGCGTTCCAGGAGTCCGGTTTCGCCCCCGAGGCCGACGCGCGCTTCGTCGACACCGACGAGGACCCGTCGGTCCCGACCGAGCCGGGCGCCGACCTGCTCGACTACGCCGCGCTCGAACTGCGCGGCGCCGACGACGAACCGCAGGCCCGGGGCCGGTTGCGCGCCGCGGCGTCCGAACCCGGGGGCGTGGCGGCGGAGTACCGCCGGCGCGCCGACGAGGTCACCCGGCTCACCCTGCCCGAGCACGCGCTCGCGCCGCGCGACGCGGCCGGGTCGTACGACTACCGCTTCGACACCGCGGCCCCGGCCGAGGTGGCCGCGGACGGCGCGTGGCACACCATCCCGGTGTGCGAGATCGAGATCGGCCTCGACCCCGAGTTCGTCTGTGTGCCCGCCCTGGACGACGCGGTGTTCGGCACCGTCGTACTCGCCAACGCCTCCCCCCACGCGCTGCTCGCGGGGCCGGCCGACGTGTCGGTGGCGGGCGAATTCCTGATGACCGTGCCGCTGCCGACGCTGGCGCCGGGTGCGCGCGAGCGGGTCGGGGTGGGCGTGGTGGAGAGCGTGCAGGTCTCGCGCAACGCGCACATGCGCGAGTCGACCGCGGGTCTTCGCGGCGGCACCGTCGTGCTCGACCACCGCATCGAGGTGGAGGCGGTCAACCACCTCGCCCGCCCGATCCGGCTCGACATCCTGGAGCGGGTCCCGGTCACCGACGACAAGGACGTGCGGATCGAGGAGCACGACGGCGCCCCGCGCTGGGTCGAGGACACCGAGCTGCGCGACGGACGCCACGTCGCGGGCGCGCGGGTGTGGCACGTCGAGCTCGCCCCGGGCGAGCGCAAGGACCTGACCGGCGGCTACGAGATCCGGATCCCGGCGGCGAAGGCCGTGGTCGGCGGCAACAGGAGGGTTTGA
- a CDS encoding menaquinone biosynthesis decarboxylase, with amino-acid sequence MAYGTLRAFLKALEKRGDLKRVRAEVDPHLEVGEITDRVNKAKGPALLFENVKGSSMPLAMNVYGTDERMLMALGLKSYDELSEKIGGLLKPELPQGFGGIREAFGKLGAVAHIPPKKIKDAPCQQVVYKGDEVDLDTIPALFTWPEDGGSFYNLGLTHTKDPDTGVRNLGLYRLQRHDKRTIGMHWQIHKDSRNHYQVAAKRGERLPVAIAFGCPPAVTYASTAPLPGDIDEYLFAGFIGGKRIEMVDCVSVPLQVPAEAEVVLEGWLTPGEMLPEGPFGDHTGFYTPQEPFPALTIDCVTMREKPLLQSIVVGRPPTEDGPLGKATERFFLPLLKIIVPDIVDYDLPEAGGFHNCAIVSIDKKYPKHAQKVMSAIWGAHMMSLTKLIVVVDADCDVHDYHEVAWRAFGNTDYARDLMLVEGPVDHLDHASYQQFWGGKAGIDATRKLPEEGYTRDGGWPEMVVSDPETAAKVTRRWKEYGL; translated from the coding sequence ATGGCATACGGGACCTTGCGCGCTTTCCTGAAGGCACTGGAGAAGCGCGGTGACCTCAAGCGCGTGCGCGCCGAGGTCGATCCGCATCTCGAGGTCGGCGAGATCACCGATCGGGTGAACAAGGCCAAGGGCCCGGCGCTGCTCTTCGAGAACGTCAAGGGCAGTTCGATGCCGCTGGCGATGAACGTCTACGGCACCGACGAGCGCATGCTGATGGCGCTCGGGCTGAAGAGCTACGACGAGTTGTCGGAGAAGATCGGCGGCCTGCTCAAGCCCGAACTGCCGCAGGGTTTCGGCGGGATCCGCGAGGCGTTCGGCAAGCTCGGCGCGGTCGCGCACATCCCGCCGAAGAAGATCAAGGACGCGCCGTGCCAGCAGGTGGTGTACAAGGGCGACGAGGTCGACCTGGACACCATCCCGGCGCTGTTCACCTGGCCCGAGGACGGCGGCTCGTTCTACAACCTGGGCCTGACCCACACCAAGGACCCGGACACGGGCGTGCGCAACCTGGGCCTGTACCGCCTCCAGCGGCACGACAAGCGCACCATCGGGATGCACTGGCAGATCCACAAGGACAGCCGCAACCACTACCAGGTGGCCGCCAAGCGCGGTGAGCGGCTGCCGGTGGCGATCGCGTTCGGGTGTCCGCCGGCGGTGACGTACGCGTCCACCGCGCCGCTGCCCGGGGACATCGACGAATACCTGTTCGCCGGCTTCATCGGCGGCAAGCGGATCGAGATGGTCGACTGCGTGAGCGTGCCGCTCCAGGTCCCGGCCGAGGCCGAGGTGGTGCTCGAAGGCTGGTTGACCCCGGGCGAGATGTTGCCCGAGGGCCCGTTCGGCGACCACACCGGCTTCTACACGCCGCAGGAGCCGTTCCCGGCACTGACCATCGACTGCGTGACGATGCGCGAGAAGCCCCTGCTCCAGTCGATCGTGGTGGGCCGGCCGCCGACCGAGGACGGGCCGCTGGGCAAGGCGACCGAGCGGTTCTTCCTGCCGCTGCTCAAGATCATCGTGCCGGACATCGTGGACTACGACCTGCCCGAGGCGGGCGGCTTCCACAACTGCGCGATCGTCTCGATCGACAAGAAGTACCCCAAGCACGCGCAAAAGGTGATGAGCGCCATCTGGGGCGCGCACATGATGTCGCTGACCAAGCTGATCGTGGTGGTGGACGCCGACTGCGACGTGCACGACTATCACGAGGTTGCCTGGCGGGCTTTCGGCAACACCGACTACGCGCGCGACCTGATGCTGGTCGAGGGGCCCGTGGACCATCTCGACCACGCGTCCTACCAACAGTTCTGGGGCGGCAAGGCGGGCATCGACGCGACCCGCAAGCTGCCCGAGGAGGGCTACACCCGCGACGGCGGCTGGCCGGAGATGGTCGTGTCGGATCCGGAGACCGCCGCCAAGGTGACCCGCCGATGGAAGGAATACGGGCTGTGA